From a region of the Oryza sativa Japonica Group chromosome 6, ASM3414082v1 genome:
- the LOC4342078 gene encoding basic leucine zipper 19 produces the protein MDDGDLDFSNPDTFLCPAVGGADPDGSCSMDSYFDDILKDTEHHACTHTHTCNPPVHDLSHTHTCVHVHTKIVSAPSDTPSDAAETAESPTENNASKKRPSGNRAAVRKYREKKKAHTASLEEEVVHLRALNQQLMKKLQNHATLEAEVSRLRCLLVDIRGRIEGEIGAFPYQRPVKNIDLVSSVDQGSYLGGAQVMNSCDFRCADQMYCSPGMQVRTMGEDGAVSGQVLGQGACDIASIQCQGAKSGSAKLPVCGAMGTMPVGCMPNSEKK, from the coding sequence ATGGATGACGGGGACCTCGATTTCTCCAACCCGGACACATTCCTCTGCCCGGCCGTCGGTGGTGCTGACCCCGACGGCAGCTGCTCCATGGACAGCTATTTCGACGACATCCTCAAGGATACGGAGCACCATGCATGCACCCACACCCACACCTGCAACCCGCCTGTGCATGACCTCTCACACACCCACACCTGCGTCCATGTCCACACCAAGATCGTCTCCGCCCCATCCGACACTCCGTCGGATGCTGCCGAGACCGCCGAGTCCCCGACGGAGAACAATGCCTCCAAGAAGCGGCCGTCGGGTAACCGTGCCGCTGTGAGGAAGTACAGGGAGAAGAAGAAAGCTCACACTGCCTcgctggaggaggaggttgtTCATTTGAGGGCTCTAAACCAGCAGCTCATGAAGAAGCTCCAGAACCATGCCACGCTCGAGGCAGAGGTATCCAGGCTGCGGTGCCTGCTCGTTGATATTAGAGGAAGGATTGAAGGGGAGATTGGGGCTTTTCCTTATCAGAGGCCAGTGAAGAACATCGATTTGGTTTCTAGTGTTGATCAGGGAAGTTATCTTGGTGGTGCCCAGGTTATGAACTCCTGTGACTTTCGATGTGCCGACCAGATGTATTGCAGTCCAGGGATGCAGGTGAGAACAATGGGCGAGGATGGCGCTGTGAGTGGTCAGGTGTTGGGGCAAGGTGCCTGTGATATTGCCAGTATCCAATGCCAAGGTGCAAAATCTGGATCTGCAAAGCTCCCAGTCTGTGGGGCTATGGGTACGATGCCTGTCGGCTGTATGCCAAATTCTGAAAAGAAATGA